Proteins from a single region of Artemia franciscana chromosome 2, ASM3288406v1, whole genome shotgun sequence:
- the LOC136036488 gene encoding zinc finger protein 583-like isoform X2 → MLLKKGGMFDLCFPKHEENLGLTIASIHENDPSKQDPRKQFAPKFTSVYVKQEIASDCEPELASDFHIFFNNDVTEKEDGNQNPDIKTSVLDYKQKSAEAPTYNKEKIDQCSKNKTNLKKKFHQRIELLEKPEECSRVGGEKFFLGFNLKSHQRSYSEKKTYECKICQKTFFDSHSLGSHRSSHPGKKTHECEICEKRFYSRYRLQMHQKTHSGEKDHECEVCKKVFSRPVSLRVHQKMHFGEKDYECEVCKKKFLRLNSLRVHQKIHSGEKDHECEVCKRKFIRFDNLKNHQKIHSGEKDHECEVCKRKFIRFDNLKRHQNTHSKEKRQ, encoded by the exons ATGTTACTGAAAAAGGGAGGGATGTTTGACCTTTGCTTTCCAAAACACGAAGAAAATTTAG gactGACTATTgcgtcaattcatgaaaatgatCCTTCCAAACAAGACCCCAGAAAACAGTTTGCTCCTAAGTTTACAAGTGTATATGTTAAGCAAGAAATTGCTTCAGATTGTGAACCTGAGCTGGCCAGTGACttccatatattttttaacaatgatGTCACTGAAAAGGAGGACGGCAATCAAAATCCAG ATATCAAAACATCTGTTTTGGATTACAAGCAAAAGTCTGCAGAGGCTCCGACATACAATAAGGAAAAGATTGACCAATGTAgcaaaaacaagacaaatttgaaaaagaaatttcatcaaagaatcGAACTTCTAGAAAAACCCGAGGAGTGTAGTAGAGTTGGtggtgaaaagttttttctaggTTTTAACCTAAAATCGCATCAAAGATCTTACTCTGAGAAAAAGACCTATGAGTGTAAAATCTGtcagaaaacattttttgataGCCACAGTTTGGGATCTCATCGAAGTtctcaccctgggaaaaaaactcATGAGTGTGAAATTTGTGAGAAAAGATTCTATAGTAGGTACCGTTTGCAAATGCATCAAAAGACTCACTCTGGGGAAAAAGACCATGAGTGTGAAGTTTGTAAAAAAGTTTTCTCTCGTCCTGTCTCTTTGAGAGTACATCAAAAGATgcactttggggaaaaagactATGAGTGtgaagtttgtaaaaaaaaattcttacgcCTTAATTCTTTGAGAGTGCATCAAAAGATTCATTCTGGGGAAAAAGACCATGAATGTGAagtatgtaaaagaaaatttattcgCTTCGACAATTTGAAAAACCACCAAAAGATTCATTCTGGGGAAAAAGACCATGAATGTGAagtatgtaaaagaaaatttattcgCTTCGACAATTTGAAAAGACACCAAAATACTCATTCTAAGGAAAAGCGACAATGa